In Silene latifolia isolate original U9 population chromosome 6, ASM4854445v1, whole genome shotgun sequence, the genomic window tatttcccGATATAAAAACCCGATCATACCCATACTAtactaataaatttcggtccatataataatggcacacggcccaatgcaCAAATataagctaagcccaattcccaacttggatgcttaatttattatttaattaacgtcttacctatacttattattagaaatgtctttaatcaattattaatgtacataaattattctcagaaATTagtatcaaaatacggggtattacagtcttccccccttaaaatgaacttcgtcccgaagttcgcctataactactacaacaacacctataaacatccacacaactgAGCACTATCCAACTGatgataacacaattatccatttacgattatcaaccacaCCAATCTTATCAGAAGGTATCAcaccaataactcaaaacattcgtagtattacattccttccccctaaaaataaacttcgtcctcgaagttcgagataaCAACCAACATAAATAATTAGGCCATTTATCACCAGAACATATAAtacacattgtaacataagacGACTATTATTTTCAATAGAACATCGATTGATGGCATAATTAATTTTAAACAGCAAAACCACGTTGTATAGTATATTCGAACCAATCTTTATTTAAACTCAACTACTTTACTTAACTACCGACGAATACATTGCCAgactaaataataatctataacaaaatacgcCTAATTGTTTAGTATAATGATCACTTAAGCCAATGAGGTACTATCCACCCTTCCTTCATAATTGATTTAAATTTATTTTTCGTTCATTTTAATCCTTACCTAACGTCATCTAACTTAAGCATGGATGCAATTatcgtgaacatatatatgtattagggcaacacattccgcatatcactagacatgttattctacttcacataattgacAAAATCAAATATAATGTTCAAGAGGTCAAAAACAAAACTTGTTATACATTTtacatgttataacttctaacaatcttcaaggctaggaaaacaCGTCATAACTCCTAACAATCATTAATACATAATAACATAACTAATTATTGACACCATGTACTTTTTAGAAAAATAAAGAAAGTtaataaaccatgagaaaaagaataaaggccaaagctcataagatcaatttataatgcattttacaaactacttggtcgaaacagaaattttacagcaacttgtcagaaacttaggtcaacttgtaaaaatcactattaattgtcacaAATTTAAATTGCGAcgtggcttatcattttgaaaacttacatgagtctattaaatagtggagttggaattataatAAATCATTAAGTATTTTTTAAATGacaatttttacaaaaacatggcacgAAATTATAACTGTACAAGAATATTCCGACCACTGCccattaaaatatttatttctcctaaaccgtatattcaCTACAAGAAAACAAGACAAAGGCGACAGAAATactacagtcgccaatttggcgacagaaAAAAAAACTCGGGCGACCACtacccgtcgccaatttggcgactataccTTTTTATCCAAAAATCCGTATGAAATCCAAGGGCGACAGAATATTATCCAATTTGGCGACCGaaaacagtcgccaaatttggcgaccatttcccgtcgccaaattggcgaacAAAAACGGTCGTTAATCCTCTGTATATTTTTTTTTGCCAGTTTCTTCACCCCGTCCCCTTCATTCATTCTACcatcaacttaaaaaaaaaatcgtcaagaaacccgacgccaccaccaactacaacgaccaccggacgccaccactcgccgccgccatccgcacactacatcaccacatcaccaccgaccctttgtttttaataaaggtttgttttcgactcaaatcgatttaattacttcaatccttcatattttgtttaagttgtgatgcttatttagtatctagttgtaatttatacattagtgatgcttattaatgtatgtagttgtaatttaattagcatttttgttaattaatttgaattagggttagaaattggggtttttgttaaattagtaatgtgatttgattaggggatgtaattgaaggttatcttgataatattagtattattgaaggtagtaacttagttttagtaatattgaagtagtattgttgaaggtagtatagttttatgaaggtagtataatgttaggattgtataaatttgccttataattaaccaaattaagtttgaatgagcatgatgtataaatttgttaaattagtaatgtcatttgattaggggattgtataaatttgccttataattttgttaaattagtaatgtcatttgattaggggattgtataaatttgccttataattttgacaacttgtttaatatataatgacctagtacccgttcaagaattactcattaggagcaattcttgaatagtccccattttgggatcgTCTTTGTATgcgttcaagtcacttaggtagtaaacacatagttgtgattttattaatgagaaaagaatttggttgcaattttctccaatgttctctgaatacatatgtggaatatgtatcttttccacattgtgtatttggagaactaagggaaTTGTTTGccgaatttttttctcattaataattcacaaatgtgtgtttgctagtgacttgaaacgtacattgatgggtttaggttggagtgataaggacccaattgaaatcttgaaattagcataaaatggaggatgagataaccattgctttttttgttgaaattaaatattattatttaaaatggttagtttgctatatattgcttatagattaaaatgaagagatccaACGTAgtggatgtacgaagaaagagtagataagaagaaacgtccaatcgctagatttgtaaagggagttcgtggatttattgaatttgctagatgtcaagattcatatgatttggaacaacataaacttaggtgtccttgtactaaatgtaaaaacttaaaatatttatttgacattgaagtagaagagcatcttgttacaaatggtttttttccaaactactacaattggatctcccatggagaaaaatattatcccgaagagcctcaaatccaacaaaatgagaacccatatagagaaatggtacttgatgcctttcggtctaatgatttcattaatgacgaccgtgtaccaatgattgatgaagaacaaccaaacccaagagcaaaagccttttttgacatgctaagtgcttccgaaaaaaccttatatgaggggagtagaatgacattgttacaagttgcatccaggatagtttctttaaaatgtgagtataatatgccatttaaagccgttgatagtattgctacgttggttgaggatgttatacccgataataatgttatgaccctaaatttctataataccaagaaagtggtcaaaggtcttcaacttccacatgaaaagattgatgcatgtcctaaaggatgtatgcttttttggaaagatgatgctttgcttgacaaatgtaagaaatgtcaaagggatagatatgagacaagtgaaggaaatattgttttgaaggggaagaagggtaataaaaggagtggaaagagaaagaaaccaatatcaaaaaacacattaatttattttccattagctcctagacttcaaagaatgtatgccacgaaaaatcttgccaaccaaatgagatggcacaaagaaaatcctcgtacaccaggaaagatgtgtcatccgagtgacggggaggagtggaagcgttttgataggttatatcccgattttgccgaggaacctcgcaatgtgagacttggcttgtgtacggatgggtttgacccttttggCCGCTTTGGTAGAAACTACTCGTGTTGGCCCGTAATGACcacgccgtacaacttacctccttggctttgtctgaaaagacaatttattttcctctctttactTATTCCGGTCCGATAACCCAAAAACcatctggatgtttatttacaaccgttggtggaggaactgaagtatttgtggaaagttggtgtagaaacatttgatgtgtcgaagaagcaaaatttccaactaagagcgtcattgttatggactataaatgattttcccgcatatGGTATGCTATCGGGATGGGCAACCGGGCGAAAGGCATGTCCTTATTGCATGGATaggagtaaagcattttatcttcctaattccaaaaaaattagttggtttgattgtcatagatgcttcttaccggatggacatattcatagagagaacaagaaatctttcttaaaaggtaaggaGGTGCGTGACAATGCTCCATTCGACTCAAGGGGATGAGATATGGGAGGTTGTACGTGATTTGCCAACAACTGTCGATGGGACcaagaagagtttaaagagttgaaaaagaaaaaaaaatggttggtttaaaagaagtatttttgggagcttccctctttggaaaacaatgttgatcggacacaatttggatgtgatgcacatagagaagaacttctttgagttacttattcatacgattatggatgtaaaaggaaagacacgtgatgatattaattcaagaataaaattgaagaaattttttgatcgtcctaaacttcatattcgtaaggatggggctaaaccaaaagccatatttactcttgacaaagctcaaagaaaggtattgtgcgattggataggaaacttgaagtttcccgatggatatgcatccgatttgagccgttgtgttgatttgaaggaactgaagttgaaagggttgaaaagtcatgattgtcatgttttcatggagcgcttattacccgtggcttttaaaaatttactcccgactacgatttggaatgcgattctgaaaataagtcaattttttagagatttgtgttcctccacgatatcagttgaggacatgagtcgtttagaagaccaaatacaagaaattttgtgtaaacttgagatgatatttccgccttcttttttcaattcaatggagcatctacctatccatttgccatatgaagctaaagttggtggacccgtccaatataggtggatgtatcctttcgaaaggtttcttaatcatgtgaagaaaaaaattggtaataaagctcgtgtggaaggttctatatgcaatgcctacctaacggaagagattgccaatttttgctctctttattttgaaaaacatattgagaccaaagcaaaatacttgaatattgaTGAAGCGGATGAACTAGACACAAGTATACCCAAGTGTTTCCAAATGCGGGGATGAAATAGGGTGCTCATCAATGGGAACAAGATTTCTGGATGACAAGGAGTATAACCgtgcccacctttatgtgctatctaattgtgaggttttggagccatatgaagctcaatttgtgacagatttcattaaagaacaccctaatgtgaacagagaggatctttggcataagcatgaggatcaatttccagcctggtttcggaagcatgtatgtaagctaaatattcaagatgatgtgataagaagcttggctttgggtccttctcgaaaggttgtgatgtggaatcgatattcaattaatgggtttaagtttcaaacatttgactatggcaaaagtaaggctaaatgcaactacggcgttactatttcttctcttgatggcaatgaatattatggcatattagaggatatctttgagttgtgctacaatggccgggatcggagttataaaaccgtcttattcaagattcaatggagggataattccgtagctggaacgagagtccatgatcgttacaaactcgtggaagtgaatcaaactcgaacctactctcaatatgacccatttatacttgcacaacaagctcatcaagtttattttgcatctcttccgagcacaagtaatgatagacaacaaaagcaatggtgggccgtttttaaaacaaaggcacgatcgaagttgatacatcttttttccaagaagaggttGTATCGAAAGCAGTTTTGTCCCGATTGATCATGATGAAATTATTTATGCAAATGAGATAGAAGCGGAGGAGgagttagaagaggaagaagaagagaatgataaggagagggatgagatagaagagggggaagaagaagaagaggaggatgaagaggaagaagaagaagaagaagaagaagaagaagaagaagaagaagaagaagaagaagaagaagaagatgaggatgatgatgatgatgagtaagagAAGGTATTGAAAGTATACATATTAAAATTTGGAAACAATTATTAgcgttttattttttcttttatacctgtttattaggttttatttttttgtatcttataataattatcctgtaatatttgctaacactttttaatcaattgtagtacacatggctcgtggaggaggtaggcagcgcggaggctatagtgagggaggtagtagctcccgagagcaggagtaggacgttgaccgttctactacggaggtgagtgaggaggaggaggaggaggaggttggtGTACCCCGACATGCGACGCAGGATGATCCTTGATCCGAATGGTCTAtggtaattttttattcattctattttgtaatttttttatttagtaataaatcactttttttagacatatgttaattatacattattttttattcctatataattatgtttttaacatgtttgatttcaggtttagaagtcaaacagttgttcgtggtgtgactaatagcacccaagagaacatgacacacggcgttacttgttggagtaacgctagtgatgaagataaggagatgtggttcaacaacttccgggtatctatttataaaatatatattattaaatataatttatttattctttttaccttattattaatttgtttctcatctatgtgtttactttttgtagcgtgtgttctattggccaaccgaccttgagcgcctagtttggcaaaggtataatgacattggcaagaagaggctaagggacaacatgtataaggtgtctaagaggaagaaggagccatctttcatgaaaggtatttagtttcttttaatacccgtaattagttaaaattaattacatattttgaaaatatattaattaataattgttattttattgattacaggttcgtcatatgaggaatataccaagtaccggaacagtcctgagttcaaggaagcatcggcccggaacaagatcaacaggaaaggaggagataaggacgcggaagttgagcctactcttatggagggtctcaatcttttcatgatcatgtggtgttagatgtaagttatttgtcctagcttttaatttaatagtcttcTAATTTAGTTAGTCTCATTAACTATCATGTTTGAGTAACAATTTCCTTGTTTCTTTTCCGGAagaccaagaagaataagggtaaggtacccacgattgttgatctctttgttgacactcacgcaaagaagacaagcaagggcaagttgatcttcgcgaaggaaaaagatcaacagttatatgtaagtgtcaaaaaataaaaatttcttagctttttaaagtatatgttttatcaatttttagataagtaacctctaaccattaatgttttatcaattttttaggaacaattccttgtccgtaggaagaacaacccggaaattgatgacaatgagctatggtttgatcttgttgaggggttccaaagaggagatgtgtatggagccgggtcggcaaaggagattttctaccctcctacaagaagaagagggtcaatttcctcccaacaacaaccttatacccCAAGTGTCGTGAGTGTGCTCCAAGTTCAATTAGCCGCCGGGAGAGGCGGGATGCCGAGAGGAgaggcgggatgccgagagagatctttgaaattcggaggatgaaggaggaaatggaaCGGATGAACCCCTTCTTCGCCAATTGCAACACTGGGTGGCGCCCGCAACcaaaggatcctagagatcctaattttggaggtggtagtggagcgggagcaagtttccctgttatgtagttttttagagaacatgttattcccggataatgttagatgaccaaaactcgtagaactcgtaggtgtgtgtatggaacatgattttctttatcaagtttggttgtgttggcttcccatgtgttctctgctggaagtgttggtttatttgcaggtttttacgtatttggctaggtcaaaaacgatttttaGGCTAAAAAAATGTAAATTTGGCGACGGATCTCGGGCATTTGCGACGGGAAACCGTCGCTAAGTCTCTGATCATGAATTAATTTTAGGGACATTGGCGATGGGAAAGCAGTGCATTTGGCGACGGAAATcgatcgccaaaatggcgacaaaaaacgatcgccaaaatggcgaccaaaatCGATCGCCAATTCGAATATATGGAGATGACGTGGATTGTAAATAGGCGACTAATGACGATCGCTAAAAGGCGACTAATGACAAGCAATTTTGGCGACGAATT contains:
- the LOC141588227 gene encoding uncharacterized protein LOC141588227 translates to MRRRMILDPNGLWFRSQTVVRGVTNSTQENMTHGVTCWSNASDEDKEMWFNNFRRVFYWPTDLERLVWQRYNDIGKKRLRDNMYKVSKRKKEPSFMKGSSYEEYTKYRNSPEFKEASARNKINRKGGDKDAEVEPTLMEGLNLFMIMWC